The DNA sequence tggatttatgaatgaatgatgaatgatgaaagAACCTAGTTTGTCAGAATTGTTATGCTGGGCGTCGTTATAGAGCGACAATTATGAGCGCCTATAACACGTCAGCAgctctctctttatttattttttaatatgacTAATTTCCTTTAATTAATGCTGACTTTATCGTCTCTTATTCTTATCGCTATATTCACATCCCTCTCtcaaactctctctctctgcggTCCTCACAAATGGCTCTTccccacacacacactctctctctcccctcaAATCCTCACCAATACGATTTAATTATGGTTTCATAATTTGCACATCTAGCAGATGAGATGAGTTTCTCCAATCTcctctctctacctctctccCTCTTCACCGTCTTCGTCTAAGTGACTGGAGAAAGGACACTGCGTACGGCGATCGACGGTCGTTCTTCAtgttttttatcttttctctttcgATGTGATGGTGGTGTTGCAGATCTGGTAGGCATGATCCCGATAGAGATGATTGGATCAGAATTGCATCGACTGTGCAACTTAGAATGTAATTGTGGAATTGTGAGGTttgatttcttattttatataatttattttagtgtgattttctttttgatgTTATGCATAAATTCTAGTTTTTTCGATTAAGATGATCTTTTGGCTTCGACAATCATTTGTACTTGTAGGATTTCggcaatataaaattaaatattttgcacGAAATAATGAGGGGAGTTCCAGAAATTGATGGAAAGGAAGGAGGCAGTgtatttgtgtttgtgtaATTTCTCAGGAGCATATCttgcaaaatgaaagaagactGATGAGGCATTGTTTCACTAGTTAAAATACACAATGAAATGAATCAAAGAGGTTGAATACGAAGTTAAAATAAGCATCAAGAGTTGCGTAAGCACCCTCAAGCCTCATCTTGACCAATGCTTTCGTACATCATTTGCACTATTTCAACCGGAAAAGAAAAGCCAAAGGTATTACCACGCACGTATCATAAACTGAAGGCTGAATTGCAAGAACATCAAATAGCATGTTGTCAATACTACGAAAGGATTAATAGATGACAGTGTCTCTACCTGCCCAAATACAATCATCCTTTATGCAACAGCCTCGGTTGAATTCCCCTCCAGCCACATtggaatgaaatataaaatgataatattatacaaaaaaattgaaggaaaaaaatccCAAGGAACTTAACTGTAGAAATTTTAGATGCagctttaaaaatatgaaattcaatgtactctaataaaatcaatttcaataaAGTAGAACCATCAAAAGATTAGGATAAAATACTACGAACAATTCAAAAACAATGTCAAAGATACTTCCACTAGCTATGAATATCAGTCCTTGCCATTTGTATTATTGACTGTTGTCATGATGATCATCTTGCAACTGatctgaaaataaaaatagagaaaatatagtgaatttaaatgcattggttgctaaaataattataaatctaaatgataaaatcatcaattattCACATACTCATCATGCAATTTTGGACAATTACGTTTGTCATGAGATACTCCACCACACCCACGACATGCCCTAGGCTTCAAAGTTGGCTTCTCTTTTGATGATAACATTCGCTTACCACATCCCTTTGTTCTTATCTCATTAGGATCACCAATATTTCTGGTTCCAACCAAGCTCTTCCTAGTTTGACTTTCTTGTGCAGTCATTGGACTAATACTCATCTCTTTGATTTTGCCATATATGTAATCAAGTTCTTTATCCAAAAAGTTCGTCCTCTCATCCGTCAAAGATGCATAATCAATCAATGTTGATGCCTTATATGATAACTTGGAGCGCCGTGACATCAAAAAACGTGTTGGATCATCATTGGCGTTTTCATCCTCCATTGAACAAACAATGCCAATCTTTGCTTCTCGTGTCCATCGCTTGAGTATATACTTGTCAGGAAGTTCAAATATTTGGCTAATGCGAAAGAAAGCTAGCATGTGTCTACACGGAATACCATCAAACTCGAATTTTCTACAATTACATGATATATAGTCTCTCCGTCTATCATGCATGAGTAGTCTTGGCTTTGAGGATGAACAACCTTGGAAAGTCGTCACATTGTAAATCACAATATCATCTCTTATGGAGGCTTGTTGCACAGAGTAACCATGACTTCGACTCATTTCATCTAGAAACtctatccatttttttttcgtgtACACTTTAACCATTTGAGTTTCCATCGGccaatttgtttttattttgggatgCTCATTCATATCAATATGGTCTGCAACTAACTCATTATGCCTTTGGCATCAATGAGTTTTTATGGGAGacatactttttaaaaaatgaatgtgaaCTCTCGGATTTTTGACTACTCGACATCCCAGCAAAAAATACGTTACTGAAATATGTCGGAACCCACTTATGCCTTAACTCATACATCAACACTATCCAACTATTTTCCTCCAAGTTAGCACATCTAATAACATCTTTCCAGTCATGCTCAAATTCCTCTGGAGATGTAGAATTTTTTATAACATTCTTTATGCTCCGATAGTGATCTCGAAAAGTCACTGGGGAAATCTTCTCAGGAAATTTGTTCAATATATGCCACAAACAATAACGGTGCACTGTTTCAGGCAAAACTTGTGCAAGTGCTTTCGTCATAGCAGGATCTTGATCAGTAATAATTGATTTTGGTGCACCTGTTGGCATAGCTTCCATAAACCTATTAAGCAACCAAACATATGATTCAGTCTTCTCATCACTTAGAAATCCACAACCAAAAACTATcgtttgatgatgatgattaaccCCTACGAAAGGTGTAAAAATCATTCCTTACTTGTTAGTGTTATAAGTTGAATCGAATACTACGACATCACCAAATACACTATAAGCCCTTCTTGATTTATAATCCGCCCAAAAACATCTTTTGAACGTATTATCTGAATCTGAATACGTCTCATAGTCAAAGAAAAATGCTGaattcttctctttctcaGATGTAAAGAATTCTATCAGAGTTTCAGCATCAATCCCCTTTTGTTCATCccttaattttttctcaaaatttctaATATCTCTTTCAGTGCAACCTACACTTTCAAGCCCACCGCTCTCTATTTCCAATAGTTGCATTTGCTGACAAGTTGGTATGTTAGCTTCTGAAAGATGTTGAGTCAACACTTTCTTTGCGGCAGAAACACTACGATGTGATCGGAGTAAATGCACCTTTGAAGGAGTAGAAAGTCCATGATTATGACCCTCAGTGAAGACACTAACACACCAGCCAGGTCCATTTTGTTGCCTAACAATTGAAATCTTTGCCTTACAATCAGTTCTAACTTCACCACGAGCTCTTATCGTAGTCGGACAACCACTGGATGGTCGGTTTTTGGAACGGGCTTCATCAGTTTGGCCAGCcttaaaacaaacaaattgttTCCAAACAACTTCTTTTGTTATCTTATTCCTTTTGCTATTGCTTATTCTTGCACTAAATCCAGCTTCACGTGCATATTGATTGTAGAATTCAAACGCATCATCTATTGACGTAAATTTCATTCCAATCTCTGGCTTTCGATCGTTTGCAATTTGAGGAATATATAGTTGATCGTTCATATTTTCACCCattaaactaagaaaataaattcaaacaaataatGTGTGTAAATAAAACGATAGAAATAATTAGCCAATACTATTATTAAGACCATGAACTAACTGAAACGTttgcaattatattattccatcTACTACTACAACATCTAAAAATAGTgattagaaaaaattaatactcaaatatataataatgcaACATCTATCATCTAAATTCCTCAACAAGATATAGGGAGCATGCCAATCGTTTTAAATTAACATAGGTAATAGAACCATTGCATAAAAAGTCATATTATCACATAATCAGTTAGCAATGACATTATAGGATTAGAGGAATAAAGATATTACCTGGCTATTAGGGATGCAAATTTCAACAAAGCAATATGCAGATAACGAATAATGAAAAAGAGAGGTACAGAGCGGcacaaaattttgtaaaaccTAGGGAGAATTGAATAaaagattatatatatttaaggaaaataataaacagaaaagaataaatatgtGCTGGCCTGGTTGAAAAAAGATATGCTTATAAATAAGGAATATGGCTTACGTGGGCAGGAGGCGCTCACAGGCGCTTAACTTGGTTATGCAGCACATCTTTTCTCCCTAGTCTGTAGTCGAACTTTTAGCTCACAAAAGaatttagtaagctcgggccttttaagaaaaacccccgtgtgttactgtgatggcttgacaactatataatgtatgttttgttttcggcacgtgtccactgagtacaccaagtactcagccctgcatgtatttataaatgtgcaggttgaacgtcaaGAGGATGGAGTGATGATCGGAGTCGATGTTGTTAAACAATCAAGTTGATCTCCCAACGgttcgtgtcttcatacatgaaGTCGTTTAGTAAGGACTTATTCCGCTGTGTCTTTGTAATGTGAGAATTGTAGAATCTCACCATCAactctgatttatttgagGAGACGTTCATTCTGTTTTCAAGACCATGTAATGAAATACTCGGCTTCTATGATATCAATTGACTTGTTCTTTGTGCGAATTCTCAAGTTCCAGCCCTTTTCTTTCCAccgcttctttaatccctCCCATTAGTCGCGGTTTACCCGCtttcgctatccttagcaaaaatgcggtcgtgacagagtggtatcagagccacaGTTTCATTCCTGCACTAAGATCCAAACTTTCCTTCAGTCAAGATCTAGACTTGTTCACTAGATCATTCCAAGTCATCGACTCGATCAACACTCCAAGACGTTCAACCAACCAAGTTGAAAGTTGAAGACATGGAATTTTAATATAGCTGAGACAAAGTGTGACAA is a window from the Salvia hispanica cultivar TCC Black 2014 chromosome 1, UniMelb_Shisp_WGS_1.0, whole genome shotgun sequence genome containing:
- the LOC125187008 gene encoding protein FAR1-RELATED SEQUENCE 5-like, encoding MGENMNDQLYIPQIANDRKPEIGMKFTSIDDAFEFYNQYAREAGFSARISNSKRNKITKEVVWKQFVCFKAGQTDEARSKNRPSSGCPTTIRARGEVRTDCKAKISIVRQQNGPGWCVSVFTEGHNHGLSTPSKVHLLRSHRSVSAAKKVLTQHLSEANIPTCQQMQLLEIESGGLESVGCTERDIRNFEKKLRDEQKGIDAETLIEFFTSEKEKNSAFFFDYETYSDSDNTFKRCFWADYKSRRAYSVFGDVVVFDSTYNTNKFMEAMPTGAPKSIITDQDPAMTKALAQVLPETVHRYCLWHILNKFPEKISPVTFRDHYRSIKNVIKNSTSPEEFEHDWKDVIRCANLEENSWIVLMYELRHKWVPTYFSNVFFAGMSSSQKSESSHSFFKKYVSHKNSLMPKA